Proteins encoded within one genomic window of Helicobacter sp. 'house sparrow 1':
- the radA gene encoding DNA repair protein RadA — MAKKHTLFECQHCGYQSSKWLGKCNNCGAWESFIELKTNQIQDLKNLDIVGKNPPLPITDVEYESFSRFSSTQEEFDIVLGGGIVKGGLYLIGGSPGVGKSTLLLKVSGGLAQEGHNVLYVSGEESAGQIKMRADRLKCVHPRLFLLNEIELNMIKSHLVSKTYGICIIDSIQTIYSSQILSAAGSVSQVREVTFELMRISKAYGIAIFIIGHITKEGNIAGPRVLEHMVDCVLYFEGDPSKELRILRGFKNRFGTTSDVGIFEMKNDGLISAKNASKLFFSNKAKTSGSAITVLLEGSRALILEIQALVSESSFASPKRSATGFDTNRLNMLLALLEKKLEIPLNRYDVFINVAGGIKISETSADLAVIASIVSSFKNRPLNNDVAFIGEVSLIGDIREVSQIDMRLKEMENYGFQKAILAKKPSTKTKIKCFEVSEVTKLLDWM, encoded by the coding sequence ATGGCAAAAAAACACACCCTTTTTGAATGTCAGCATTGTGGTTATCAGAGTTCTAAGTGGCTTGGAAAATGTAATAATTGCGGTGCTTGGGAAAGTTTTATTGAGTTAAAAACTAACCAAATACAGGATCTAAAAAATCTAGATATTGTGGGAAAAAATCCACCTCTTCCAATTACAGATGTAGAATATGAAAGCTTTAGTCGCTTTAGTTCAACACAAGAAGAGTTTGATATTGTTTTGGGTGGGGGAATTGTCAAGGGAGGATTGTATCTTATTGGAGGTAGCCCAGGAGTTGGAAAATCCACTTTGCTTTTAAAGGTATCAGGAGGGTTAGCACAAGAGGGCCACAATGTCCTTTATGTGAGTGGTGAAGAGAGTGCTGGACAGATTAAAATGCGAGCAGATCGCCTAAAATGTGTGCATCCAAGGCTATTTTTACTCAATGAAATTGAACTAAATATGATTAAATCACATTTGGTGAGTAAAACTTATGGGATTTGTATTATTGATTCGATACAAACCATCTATAGCTCACAGATTCTCTCTGCTGCAGGATCTGTGTCTCAAGTAAGAGAAGTAACCTTTGAGTTGATGCGTATTTCTAAAGCCTATGGCATTGCTATTTTTATCATAGGGCATATTACAAAAGAGGGAAATATTGCAGGGCCTAGGGTATTGGAGCATATGGTAGATTGTGTATTGTATTTTGAGGGAGATCCTAGTAAGGAATTAAGGATATTAAGAGGATTTAAAAATCGTTTTGGAACTACAAGCGATGTTGGAATCTTTGAAATGAAAAATGATGGATTAATCAGTGCTAAAAATGCCTCAAAGCTGTTTTTTTCAAATAAAGCAAAAACATCAGGAAGTGCAATTACTGTTTTATTAGAGGGAAGTAGGGCTTTGATTTTGGAAATTCAAGCACTTGTGAGTGAAAGTAGTTTTGCCTCACCTAAGAGATCTGCTACAGGTTTTGATACAAACCGCTTAAATATGCTTCTTGCACTCTTAGAAAAAAAATTAGAGATTCCACTTAATCGCTATGATGTTTTTATCAATGTAGCAGGTGGAATAAAGATTTCAGAGACAAGTGCAGATCTTGCAGTGATTGCAAGTATTGTTTCAAGCTTTAAGAATCGTCCTCTTAATAATGATGTGGCATTCATTGGAGAAGTGAGTCTTATAGGTGATATTCGTGAAGTAAGCCAAATAGATATGCGCCTAAAAGAGATGGAAAATTATGGTTTTCAAAAAGCAATCCTGGCAAAAAAACCCTCGACAAAAACCAAGATCAAATGTTTTGAAGTTTCTGAGGTAACTAAGTTATTAGATTGGATGTAA